CCGCCCGGCCGGTGGTGCGAACCCACGCAGGTAGCGCGGTGTCCCGGCGACCACCTCCCGCCACGCGTGCAGCCGTGGTTGTCGCACGGACGCGGTGACGGGCACGGGCGTGCGGAGGTCCGAGCCGAGCAGCCGGGTGCCCAGTTCCACCATGCCCACGCCGTCGGCCAGGGCGTGGTGCACCCGGAACAGGACCGCCTCCCCTTCGGCGGCGTCGCGGAGGACGACGAGCTGCCACAGCGGCCGGTCGAGCGGGAGCCTGTCGGCCAAGACCTCTTCGACGGCGGCGCGCAGCCCGTCGGGCGCGGCCGACCTCACCTCGCGCACGTGGTGCCGGAGGTTGGGTTCGGCCGCGGCCCACCGCATCGGCAGCCACCTGCGCCGCGGCCGGTGAGGCACCAGGCGCAGGTCGGGCGCCGCGTCGAGGCGGACGGCGACCAGTGCCCGCCACTCCTCGACCGACCTGCCGAGCGGTTCGGCGAAGCGCAGCAGGACACCGATCTCGGTGCCGTCCTTGCCTGCCGGCCTGTCGCAGTCCAGGTAGGCGTTGTCCAGCGGTCGGAGCGGGCGATGCGCCGTCACGCCCGTCATCGGAGGGCCACCCGGGAGGTCGTCCGGTGCAGCGCGATTCGGGCCAGCTCGATGATCGACCCGCCCTTGGCCGCCTCCATGACCGACAGCTCGCAGCCCAACTGCTGCCGCACCGCGACGAGGAACTCCGCGCTCATCAGTGAGTCCACCCCCAGCCGGTCCAGCGGCACGGTCTCGTCCACCCGCTCCGGTGCGGTCTGCAGCACCGAGGCGAGCAGCTCGGTCATCGCCTGGCGGAGCAGCGCGTGCCCCTGCTCGGGCGTCGCGGCGGCCAAGGACCGGTGGAACTCCCGCGGGTCGCGGGCCGCCGCACCGACCGCGGCGGGGAACAGACCGGCCATCCGGGGCGAGCCCAGACCGGGCAGGAACCTCCTGGCCGGGTTGCGGCCGATGCCGGCCAGCACCAGAACGTCGGTGTGGTCGCCGAGCACCTGCCCCAACGCGGCCAGGGCCACCGCCGGACGGACGGGCCGCAGCACCTCCGCGACGCTGTCCTGCAGACCGCTGCGCGCGACGTGGCCCACCTCGGAGATCGCTCCCCAGCCGATCGCCTGCCCCGGCAGGCCCCGGCCGCGCCGGGCACGGGCAAGGGCTTCCAGGAAGAGGTTGCCCGCGACGTAGTTGGTCTGGCCGTGCAGGCCGATCGTCGCGGCGGCGGAGGAGAACAACATGAAAAAGTCCAGGTCGATGCTCGCGGTCAGCGCGTCGAGCACGACCGCGCCCTGCGCCTTGGGCCGCAACGCTGTGTCGAACCGCCGGTCGTCCGACTCGGTCAGCGGCGCGTCGTCCAGCACCATCGCGGCGTGCAGCACACCGCGCAGCGGGTGGCCGGAACTGTTCACCTCGGCGAGGACCCGCCGCATCGCGCTCCCGTCGGCGACATCGGCGGCATGGGCCGTGGCCGTCACGCCCGAGCGGGCGAGTTCCGCCAGCAGCTCAGGGCCTTCGAGGGTGTCGGCTCCCCTGCGGCCGACCAGCGCCAGGTGCCGGGCGCCATGGGCGGCCAGCCAGCGTGCGGAGGCGGCGCCGAACCCGCCGAGACCTCCAGTCACCAGGTAGGTGGCGGTCCCGTCCAGCCGCACCGCGGCGGGCGGTCGTTCGACCGGCACGTCACCGCCGTGGGAGACGACGACCTTGCCGATGTGCCGGGAGTGGCGCAGCAACTCGAACGCCTCGGCCACCCTCGCGACCGGGTACACCACGTGCGGCAGCGGGCGGTACGCACCGGTCCCGATGTGCTCGGCCACCGCCGTGAACAGGCCCGACCGGACGGCGGCGTCATCGGGTGACAGAGAGCTGAGGTCGACGCAGAACATGCTCGCGTTGCGGCGCAACGGCCGCAGCGGCACTTCCCGGTCCTCCACGATGTCCCGCTTGCCCAGCTCCACGAACCTGCCGTGCGGCCGCAGCAGCTCCAGGCTGCGCGTGAGCGCCTCGCCGGCCAGGGAGTTGAGCACCACGTCCACACCGCGCCCGCCGGTGATCGCCATGACCTCGGCGGCGAAGGCCAGACCGCGGGAGTCCAGCACGTGCTCGACCCCGAGCGAGCGCAGGAAAGCACGCTTGACCGGTGATCCGGCCGTGGCGATCACCGTCGCCCCGCGGCGGCGCGCGCACTGCAGCGCGGCGAGGCCGACGCCGCCCGCTCCGCCGTGCACCAGGACCACTTCGCCGGGCGCCAACCGGGCCAGGGTCACCAGGCCGTACTCGACCGTCGCGGCGGCCACGGGCAGCGTGGCTGCGGCGGTGAACGGCATGTCCTCGGGCAGCGGGATCACGAACTCGACGGGCGTGACCACATCGGAGGACAGTGCCCTCGCCGCGAACGCGGCCACCCTGTCCCCCGGTCGGACGGAGGTCACCTCTGGGCCGACGGCGGTCACGACCCCGGCGCACTCCAGGCCGAGCGCGCCGCCGTCGAACGATTCCGCGCACGCCTGTGGCGGCAGCGCACCCGTCGCCAGCATGACGTCGCGGTAGTTCAGCGCGGATGCCCGCACCGAGATGACCACATCCTCCGGACCCGGCGTCGGGTGTGGCGCGGTGATCCAGGCGAGCCCGAACGACAGTCCCACCTGTCGCAGGTCGAGCCGGTACGACGTGCGCACCCGGTCCACAAGCGGCTTCGCCTCGACCACGCGTGGGACGAAGCGCCCGGCCGCGGTGAGCACGACCTCGTCCTCGTCGGAGGGCGTGAGCAGCTCCCGGGTGAGCCGTCCGGCGTCATCGGCCCCGCGGTGCAGGGACAACCGCCGGATGGTGAGGTCGGGGCGTTCACCGGCCAGGGACCGGGCCACGCCCCAGGTGGCCGCGTCCGCGGGGTGATCGGGCCGCTCCGGCCCGGGCAGCGCCCCGCTGGGCCGGGTGACCAGCCACAGCGACACCGTGCCCGCGCCGGCACGGCGGTCGCACGCCGTGGCCAGGGCGCGCAGCACCGAGGCCCGCCGGGTGGCGTGGTGCACCACGTCGGCGGTCGGGTGCTCGGCCAGCACGAGGACGACGTCCACCTCGGCGCCCGCGTCCCCGAGCAGTGGCGCCCACCGGTCGACGTCGGCGGCGGCGGTCATGGTGTGGGTGTCGCCGGACCCGGTCAGGCGCCGGGCGAGTCGCGCGACGAGATCTGACTCGGTCTCGTCCTCGGCCACGAGGACCCACCGCACACCCGTGCGCACGGGTTCCGGCGGCACGACCGGTGGGTTGGTGCGAGCGGCGCGGCTCGCGACGATGACCGCGCCCGCGCCGTGCACCGGTCCCCGCTCGGCGCCGACCTGGGCGACCTCGTCGAACCCGCACCCGTCCAGCACGGCGGGCCACTGCTCCCGGGACAGCAGCGGCGACCGGGTGCGCAAGTCGGTGTCGGTGTGGCGCCAGAACCCGTCGAGCACCCCGAAGGGCAGCGCCAGGTACTCCGGAGTGTGCGCCTCGTAGGCCAGCAGCAGTCCCCGGTCGGTCAGCAAGTCGGCCACCGAGCGCAGCGACCGGCGCAGATCGGCCGTCGCGTGCAGCACGTTCGAGGCGATCACGACGTCGAACGAGCCGGGGACGAACCCCTGGGACGCCGGGTCGTGGTCGAGGTCGAGCACCTCGTAGCGGACGAAGTCGTGCTCCTGGAACCGCGTGCGCGCGCGGGGGAAGAACCCGTGGCTCTGGTCGGTGAAGACGTAGTGGGCGCGTTCCGGCGGCAGCACGGGCAGCACCGCCGCGGTCGCACCGCCGGTGCCGCCACCGACCTCCAGCACCCGCAGCGGCCGGTCCTCGGGCCAGTCGGCGACCACCGCGCGCACCATCGTCCGGACGAGCTGGTTGAACAGCCCGTAGACGGGCGCGACGTCGTAGTACTGCTCCAGGAACCGCGCGGCCTCGGTGAAGATCAGCTCCGTCGGGTCGACGTGCCCGCCCAGGACGTCCGCCAGCCGGCCGCCCACGTGCGAGCTGATCACCAGCTCGGGCAGGTGCTGGGGGTGCTCCGCCACCGCCGAGGCGAACATGGCGTCCGGGTCGGTGTGGCCGGTCAACCGCCATCGTCCCCCGTCCTCCCGGTGCGCCAGCCCGTTCTCCTCGACGGCGGACAGCAGCAGCTCGACCAGCCGGGTGTGCTTGGGCAGCATCCCCGCGGTCACCAGGTCGTCGGTGGTGAACAGCCGCCCGACGGGCGTGAACTGCTGCAGTGCAGAGGCGGCGTAGTGGGCGGAGCACGTCACCAGGCGTGGCAGGAACCCGTCGTCCAGGCGCTCGAGCTCGTGGCGCGCCCAGGCCACGTCGTCCGCCGCCGCGTCGACCACCTCCCGTGCTCCCGGCAACGGCGCGTGGGCCCCGTTCCCGAGCGGCGCGGCCCGCAGCACGGTGCGCAGCCGATCCAACCGGTCGGCGCCGGCCGCGTCGAACCGGCGCAGCACCACGTCGTCCAGTTCCACTGCGACGACGCCGAAGTCGTCGGCGACCACCACGTCCCACCGGACGTGCGCGTGGTCCCGGTGGCGGGAGCGCACGTGCACGAACCCGGTGCGCGACGGGGCGCGATAGCGCCGGACGGCCCCGATCGCCGCGGGCAGGAAGGCGCTGTCCGGGGCGGCGTCGCCGAGCAACGGCGCACCTGCTTGCAGTGCGCCGTCCAGCACGGCGGGGTGCGCCTCGTAGCCGGTGAGCGGACCCTCGTGGTGGTAGCGCGCGACCACCTCGTCCGGTCCGACGCGCAGTTCCCGCAGGACCCGGAAGCTCGGGCCGTAGTCCAGCCCAGCCTCGGCGGCGGACCGGTAGTGCCGTTCGACCGGCACGTCGAGCACGCCCGGCCGGTCGGCGTCCAGGTCGAGGACCGGCGGGCTCGCCTGCCACAGGCGGCGGACCCGTCCGGTCGCGTGGACCCGCCACGAGTCCGCGTCACCGGTCCGGCCGGCGACGCGCAGGGTGCCGTCCTCGGCCAGTGAGCACTGCAGGCTGGTCGTGACGTCCTCGTCCCAGGGCAGCACCAGCGCCTGGTCGATCCGCAGGCCGGTGACCTCCACGGCGTCCCCGTGGACCCGTGCGCCGGCCGCCAGCGCCATCTCGACGTACCCGGAGGCGGGCATCACCACGGCGCCGCCGACGCGGTGGTCGGCCAGCCACGGCACCCGCACCGGTTCGACCACGTCCTGCCACGTGGGGTCGGCGACCGGCATCCGTTCCCCCAGCAGCGGGTGGTCGGTCGTCCCGGTGCCGCTGGAGCGCACCCACCGGTCGGTGTCCCCGTTCCAGTGCCGCTCCCGCTGCCACGGGTGGGCCGGCAGCTCCACGACGTTCCCGCGGCGGGGGAAGTAGACGTCCCAGTCGACCGGCGCGCCGGCCGCGACGAGAGCTTCGGTGGCGGCGCGGATCGCCGGTCCGCCGGGCGAGTCCCGGCGCAGGGTCGGCAGCACCAGCGCTTCGGGGGCGAGCCTGCGCAGGTAGGTGCGCAGCACCGGGTGTGGCCCGATCTCCACGAACGCGTCGACGCCCTCGTCCAGCAGGTGTCGCACGGCGGGGGCGAAGGCGACCGGTTCCCGGACGTTGCGCCACCAGTACCGCGCGTCCAGCTCCGGACCGGTGATCGGCCGCCCGGTCACCGAGGACACCATCGGCACCACCGCGCGGTCCGCGGCCAGGCCCGCGAGTCCGGCGCGGATCTCGTGCTCGACGGCGTCCATGACCGGGCTGTGGAAGGCGTAGTCCAGGTCGAGCTCGCGGAAGAACACGCCTCGCGCCGCCAGCTCGCGGCCCAGGTCCGCGAGTTGACCGACGTCACCGCTGATCGTCACGTCCTGGTCGCTGTTGATCCCGGCGAGCGACAACCCGGGCCGGCTCACCAGCAGTCGCGTCGCCTCGGCCGCGGGCAACCCGATCGCGGCCATGCGACCACGGCCCGCGGTGCGCCCCTGGGCAGCGCTGCGCACGGCCAGCACCCGGCACGCGGAGCCCAGGTCCAGCGCGCCCGCGACGTGCGCCGCGGCGATCTCCCCCACGCTGTGTCCCACGACCGCCGCCGGGACGATCCCGCGCGCCCGCAGCGCCGCCACGACGCCGACCTGCACGGCGAACAACGCGGGTTGGGCGAACTCGGTGCGGCGCAGCCGGGAACGGCGGGGCCGGGCGCGCAGCTCGTCGAGCACCGACCACCGCTGGTGCTCCCGCAGCGCGGTGTCGACCTGCTCGACGGCCGTCCGGAATGCGAGGTCGTCGAGCAGGTCGACACCCATCCGCGCCCAGTGCGCGCCGTTGCCGGTGAAGACGAACACGGCCCCGCCGGCGCTCTCCCGAACCGTTTCGGGTTGCTCCGCGAGCGCACGCAGCCGGTCGGCGGCCTCGCGAGGGTTCTCCGCCAAGACCGCCGCGCGGTGCGAACGTCGGCCGCGGCGGCGGGTAGCGGTATGGCAGAGGTCGTAGAAGTCCCGCGGCGCGGTCCGGTCGGCCTGCTCGGCCAGCAGCGCCGCGGCCCGGGCCAGCGCCTCCCGCGAGTGCCCCGACACGACGACCGGCAGTGCGCGTACCCGGTCCACCACGGGGTTCGGGCCCGCAGGCCCGCAGGTCAGCACGACGTGGGCGTTGGCGCCGCCGAAACCGAACGAGTTCACACCCACGACCGGCCGACCGGAGTGCTTCAGCGGGGTCCGCCGGGCGACCGGGGCGAGCCCCAACCCGGCGAAGTCGATCGCCGGGTTGAGCCGCTCGCCGTGCAGCGACGCCGGGATCTCGCCGTGCCGCAGCACCAGCACCGCCTTCAGCAGCCCGGCCAGGCCGGACGCCGCCTCCAGGTGCCCGAGGTTGGTCTTGACCGACCCGATCGGCAGCGGACTCGTCCGATTCCGTCCCAGCGCCCCGCCCACCGCGGCGCACTCGGCCGGGTCACCCGCCGGGGTGCCGGTGCCGTGCGCCTCGAAGTACACCAGTTCACCCGGTTCGACCCCCGCCCGCCGGTACACCTCCCGCAACAGGGTTTCCTGCGTCTCCGCGCGGGGCGAGGCGAGACCGGCGGTGCGTCCGTCGCAGTTCACCCCGCTGCCCGGGATCACCGCGTGCACCCGGTCCCCGTCCCGAACCGCGTCCGACAACCGCTTGAGCACCACCACCGCGCCGCCCTCGGCTCGCACGTACCCGTCCGCGTCGGCGGAGAAGGTCCGGCAGCGGCCGCTGGGCGAGAGCATCGACGCCTGGGCGAACCCGACGTGCGTGGCGGGGTTGAGCAGCAGGCTGATCCCGCCGACCAACGCGAGCTCGCCCTCACCCGCCGCCAAGCCCCGCACCGCCTGGTGCAGGGCCACCAGGGACGAGGAGCAGGCGGTGTCGACCGCCAGGCTCGGACCGCGCAGGTCGAAGAAGTGCGACAACCGGTTGGCCGCGATCGAGTTCGCGCCGCCCGCGTTGGTGTAGGCGTTGATGCTGCGCACGTCGGTCTGCTGCAGGGTGCTGTAGCCGCTGTCGGTGATACCGACCACGACCGCCGCGTCCGACCCCGCCACCGCGCGGGCGTCGATACCCGCGTCGTCGAGGGCCTCCACCGCCATCTCCAGCAGCAGCCGCTGCTGCGGGTCGACCCGGGCCGCCTCCTTCGGGGACATGCCGAAGTAGTCCGCGTCGAACGCGGCGAGGTCCACCCCGGTGAGCACGCCCGCGGCGCGGACGTAGCTCTTGCCCCGACGCGGCCCCCGCTCGTCGATGAACCGGTCCACGTCGAAGCGGTCCGACGGGATCTCGCCCACCAGGTCCCGACCGGCCGACAACGCCGCCCACAACCCGTCGAGGTTCGTGATGCCGCCGGGCAGCCGGCAGGCGACACCGATGACGGCGACAGGGTCGTGCTGGGTCAAGGAGGGCTCCGTGCCAATCGGTGCGAGGCCGTCGCACTCCAGTCAGGAGCGGCAAGATCTACCGGCCGGGTTCATCGCACCCAAAATGCCGTTCATCCCTTCGAGTGGTCCCGTGCCGATCTTTCACTCGAACCGGTTGCGCAGGCGCTTCGTCCCCCGACGATCCCCCTACGGTCGGCCTTCGCAATACCGCTCCCTCCGCGGAAGGCCCCCATGTCTGACGACCGCACCACCCCGTTGACCCCAGCACGAGGCCGGACGCGGTGGTTGCGGTTCACCGTCGTGCTCATCACGAGCACCGGCCTCGCCGCGGGGTTGGTCACCGCCACCGCCACCGCAGCCGTCCCCACCGCCTTCGCGTTCTCCGGCACGAATTTCAAGTTCTCCGCCAAGCGGGTGGAGGGCGACGGCTTCGCCCAGTTCGTCGGCATCGGCGAGGACCAGGACGCGGTCGTGGTCACCAGCATCGGGTCCGCCCGGGTCGAGGACCTGTGCTTCTCCGCCCTGGTCCCGAGCCTCGTCGGGGAGGTGACGATCGTCGCCAGGGCAGGCGGCGACGAGGCGGTCGAGGCGAGCGATCTCGTGCTCAACCTCTCCGACATGCACTCCGACGCGACGCTCACCAATCTGGTGCTGGGAGCGGACGCCGGCGAGGTCGACCGGGGCGCGCGCGGCGTCACCGGGAAGGACGGCGACTACGCCCACCAGGCGGACGCGATCGTCATCGACGACCTCAGGTCGACGTCCGGTACCACGACGGCGGGCGTCTTCAAGCTCACCGGCCTGCACATCACCGCGGTGCCCGGACGCCAGGAGTGCTTCTGATGGTCACGCGGTTCACCCGGTGGCGTGGCGAGCGCCCGTTCTGGGCAGGGCTGCTGGCGGTGCTCGCCGGGGTGGAGGTCCTGCTCGTCCCCGTCACCGGCTACCGGTTCCTCCTCGTCCAGGGCATCGGCGGGATCGGCTCGGTGCTCGTCGCCGCCGGCTTGGTGGGCGGCGGTGTCGCGCTGTGGCACCGGCCCGCGCGCAGCGTCGCAATCGGCGTGGCGGTGATCGCCCTCGGGTTCGTCGCCTACGTCGTGGCGAACCTCGGCGGGTTCCTCGTCGGAACGGGGCTGGCCCTCGTCGCCGGCTCGCTCGCGACGGCGTGGCACGCGGGCCGACCGGCGTGATCGGCCGCCTGTCCGCGGTGGTCCTCGTGCTCGGTGCCACCGCGATGTGGCCCGTGCAGGAGACCTGGCCGATGGTGGAGTCGTCCGCGCCGACCGACGTGACGCGCGGGTTCATCCGCGCCCGGACCGCCGTCGCACACGACGTCCGCTACGAACAGGGCTCCCGGGTCGTGCTGCGCATGGGATCGCTGGAACTGCTCGACGCCGAGCTGGTCCCGCGGCCGGGTGTGGTGATCCGCGTCGGAAGCTCCCGCTTTTCCGGCGGCGTGGTGCTGGAGGCGGAATCCCTGTCGGGCAAGCTGTTCGACGGAGTGCCGATCACCCTCACTGCGAACCCGCTCCCGCTGTCGCTGCCCGCGCCGTCGGTCACGTTGAC
This region of Saccharothrix longispora genomic DNA includes:
- a CDS encoding SDR family NAD(P)-dependent oxidoreductase; its protein translation is MTQHDPVAVIGVACRLPGGITNLDGLWAALSAGRDLVGEIPSDRFDVDRFIDERGPRRGKSYVRAAGVLTGVDLAAFDADYFGMSPKEAARVDPQQRLLLEMAVEALDDAGIDARAVAGSDAAVVVGITDSGYSTLQQTDVRSINAYTNAGGANSIAANRLSHFFDLRGPSLAVDTACSSSLVALHQAVRGLAAGEGELALVGGISLLLNPATHVGFAQASMLSPSGRCRTFSADADGYVRAEGGAVVVLKRLSDAVRDGDRVHAVIPGSGVNCDGRTAGLASPRAETQETLLREVYRRAGVEPGELVYFEAHGTGTPAGDPAECAAVGGALGRNRTSPLPIGSVKTNLGHLEAASGLAGLLKAVLVLRHGEIPASLHGERLNPAIDFAGLGLAPVARRTPLKHSGRPVVGVNSFGFGGANAHVVLTCGPAGPNPVVDRVRALPVVVSGHSREALARAAALLAEQADRTAPRDFYDLCHTATRRRGRRSHRAAVLAENPREAADRLRALAEQPETVRESAGGAVFVFTGNGAHWARMGVDLLDDLAFRTAVEQVDTALREHQRWSVLDELRARPRRSRLRRTEFAQPALFAVQVGVVAALRARGIVPAAVVGHSVGEIAAAHVAGALDLGSACRVLAVRSAAQGRTAGRGRMAAIGLPAAEATRLLVSRPGLSLAGINSDQDVTISGDVGQLADLGRELAARGVFFRELDLDYAFHSPVMDAVEHEIRAGLAGLAADRAVVPMVSSVTGRPITGPELDARYWWRNVREPVAFAPAVRHLLDEGVDAFVEIGPHPVLRTYLRRLAPEALVLPTLRRDSPGGPAIRAATEALVAAGAPVDWDVYFPRRGNVVELPAHPWQRERHWNGDTDRWVRSSGTGTTDHPLLGERMPVADPTWQDVVEPVRVPWLADHRVGGAVVMPASGYVEMALAAGARVHGDAVEVTGLRIDQALVLPWDEDVTTSLQCSLAEDGTLRVAGRTGDADSWRVHATGRVRRLWQASPPVLDLDADRPGVLDVPVERHYRSAAEAGLDYGPSFRVLRELRVGPDEVVARYHHEGPLTGYEAHPAVLDGALQAGAPLLGDAAPDSAFLPAAIGAVRRYRAPSRTGFVHVRSRHRDHAHVRWDVVVADDFGVVAVELDDVVLRRFDAAGADRLDRLRTVLRAAPLGNGAHAPLPGAREVVDAAADDVAWARHELERLDDGFLPRLVTCSAHYAASALQQFTPVGRLFTTDDLVTAGMLPKHTRLVELLLSAVEENGLAHREDGGRWRLTGHTDPDAMFASAVAEHPQHLPELVISSHVGGRLADVLGGHVDPTELIFTEAARFLEQYYDVAPVYGLFNQLVRTMVRAVVADWPEDRPLRVLEVGGGTGGATAAVLPVLPPERAHYVFTDQSHGFFPRARTRFQEHDFVRYEVLDLDHDPASQGFVPGSFDVVIASNVLHATADLRRSLRSVADLLTDRGLLLAYEAHTPEYLALPFGVLDGFWRHTDTDLRTRSPLLSREQWPAVLDGCGFDEVAQVGAERGPVHGAGAVIVASRAARTNPPVVPPEPVRTGVRWVLVAEDETESDLVARLARRLTGSGDTHTMTAAADVDRWAPLLGDAGAEVDVVLVLAEHPTADVVHHATRRASVLRALATACDRRAGAGTVSLWLVTRPSGALPGPERPDHPADAATWGVARSLAGERPDLTIRRLSLHRGADDAGRLTRELLTPSDEDEVVLTAAGRFVPRVVEAKPLVDRVRTSYRLDLRQVGLSFGLAWITAPHPTPGPEDVVISVRASALNYRDVMLATGALPPQACAESFDGGALGLECAGVVTAVGPEVTSVRPGDRVAAFAARALSSDVVTPVEFVIPLPEDMPFTAAATLPVAAATVEYGLVTLARLAPGEVVLVHGGAGGVGLAALQCARRRGATVIATAGSPVKRAFLRSLGVEHVLDSRGLAFAAEVMAITGGRGVDVVLNSLAGEALTRSLELLRPHGRFVELGKRDIVEDREVPLRPLRRNASMFCVDLSSLSPDDAAVRSGLFTAVAEHIGTGAYRPLPHVVYPVARVAEAFELLRHSRHIGKVVVSHGGDVPVERPPAAVRLDGTATYLVTGGLGGFGAASARWLAAHGARHLALVGRRGADTLEGPELLAELARSGVTATAHAADVADGSAMRRVLAEVNSSGHPLRGVLHAAMVLDDAPLTESDDRRFDTALRPKAQGAVVLDALTASIDLDFFMLFSSAAATIGLHGQTNYVAGNLFLEALARARRGRGLPGQAIGWGAISEVGHVARSGLQDSVAEVLRPVRPAVALAALGQVLGDHTDVLVLAGIGRNPARRFLPGLGSPRMAGLFPAAVGAAARDPREFHRSLAAATPEQGHALLRQAMTELLASVLQTAPERVDETVPLDRLGVDSLMSAEFLVAVRQQLGCELSVMEAAKGGSIIELARIALHRTTSRVALR
- a CDS encoding DUF6230 family protein produces the protein MSDDRTTPLTPARGRTRWLRFTVVLITSTGLAAGLVTATATAAVPTAFAFSGTNFKFSAKRVEGDGFAQFVGIGEDQDAVVVTSIGSARVEDLCFSALVPSLVGEVTIVARAGGDEAVEASDLVLNLSDMHSDATLTNLVLGADAGEVDRGARGVTGKDGDYAHQADAIVIDDLRSTSGTTTAGVFKLTGLHITAVPGRQECF
- a CDS encoding DUF6114 domain-containing protein is translated as MVTRFTRWRGERPFWAGLLAVLAGVEVLLVPVTGYRFLLVQGIGGIGSVLVAAGLVGGGVALWHRPARSVAIGVAVIALGFVAYVVANLGGFLVGTGLALVAGSLATAWHAGRPA